From a single bacterium genomic region:
- a CDS encoding serine hydroxymethyltransferase, which yields MTVTGEPSSSLDAQDPQVFKALSAELNRQRTTLEMIASENIASDAVLEVTGSVFTNKYAEGYPGRRYYHGCELYDDMENLARERLKELFDAEYANVQPHSGTTANQAVFLAVCQPGDTVLSLSLAHGGHLSHGHKVNMAGKLYNIVQYGVRKDTELIDYDEVAALAREHKPKMIITGGSAYPRLIDFGKFREIADEVGAVFLVDMAHFAGLVAGKAIPSPVPIADIVSSTTHKTLRGPRGGLLISRDKERFAKDINRCVFPGLQGGPLMHIVAAKAVAFGECLKPSFQTYAKQVIANCKVLGETLVEGGMRLVAGGTDTHLVLVDLTPLGGVTGKAASDALEKAGVTINMNMIPFDTRKPTECSGVRIGTPALTSRGMGEAEMRTIGAWITEVIKNVEDEGTIKKVRQQVEELASGFPLRAKE from the coding sequence GTGACAGTTACCGGAGAACCATCTTCCAGCCTCGATGCCCAGGATCCCCAGGTCTTCAAGGCTCTTTCCGCCGAGTTGAATCGCCAACGCACGACCCTGGAAATGATCGCCAGTGAGAATATCGCCTCCGATGCCGTGTTGGAAGTGACCGGCTCGGTTTTCACGAATAAGTACGCCGAAGGTTATCCCGGCCGCCGGTACTACCACGGCTGCGAACTGTACGACGACATGGAGAACCTGGCTCGCGAGCGCCTGAAGGAACTGTTCGACGCCGAGTACGCCAACGTCCAACCGCACAGCGGGACAACGGCGAACCAAGCGGTCTTCCTGGCCGTTTGCCAGCCCGGAGACACGGTTCTATCGCTGTCGCTCGCGCACGGCGGGCACCTGTCTCACGGCCACAAGGTCAACATGGCCGGCAAGCTCTACAACATCGTCCAGTACGGCGTTCGCAAGGACACGGAACTGATCGATTACGACGAAGTGGCGGCGCTGGCTCGCGAGCACAAGCCGAAGATGATCATCACCGGCGGGTCGGCCTATCCGCGCCTGATCGACTTCGGGAAGTTCCGCGAGATCGCCGACGAGGTCGGTGCGGTCTTCCTGGTCGACATGGCGCACTTCGCCGGCCTGGTCGCGGGCAAGGCGATTCCGTCGCCGGTGCCTATCGCCGACATCGTGAGTTCCACGACGCACAAGACTCTTCGCGGTCCGCGCGGCGGCCTGTTGATCTCACGCGACAAGGAACGTTTCGCCAAGGACATCAACCGGTGCGTGTTCCCCGGGCTGCAGGGCGGTCCGCTGATGCACATCGTGGCAGCGAAGGCCGTTGCGTTCGGCGAATGCCTGAAGCCGAGCTTCCAGACGTACGCGAAGCAGGTGATCGCGAACTGCAAGGTGCTGGGCGAGACGCTGGTGGAGGGCGGCATGCGCCTGGTCGCCGGCGGAACGGACACACACCTGGTGCTGGTCGATTTGACGCCTCTCGGTGGCGTGACGGGCAAGGCCGCGAGCGACGCGCTCGAGAAGGCTGGCGTCACGATCAACATGAACATGATTCCGTTCGACACGCGGAAGCCGACCGAGTGCAGCGGCGTGCGCATCGGAACGCCGGCGCTGACGAGCCGCGGTATGGGCGAAGCGGAAATGCGCACAATCGGCGCATGGATCACCGAGGTGATCAAGAATGTCGAGGACGAGGGAACGATCAAGAAGGTGCGGCAGCAGGTCGAGGAGTTGGCCTCCGGCTTTCCGCTGCGCGCAAAGGAATAG
- a CDS encoding SDR family oxidoreductase, whose amino-acid sequence MPRTLVTGGAGFLGSHLCDALLARGHEVICIDNLLTGKIANINHIRDEKFTFIKQDVTNYLYLEGEVDYILHFASPASPIDYLEAPIPTLKVGSLGTHKALGLAKSKNSVFLLASTSEVYGDPLVHPQKEDYWGNVNPIGPRGVYDEAKRFAEALTMAYQRFHGMETRIVRIFNTYGPRMRLHDGRVVPTFIRQALLNEPITVFGDGKQTRSFCFVSDLVDGILRLLLSDEKEPVNIGNPHEMTINEFAKSIIRISGSKSEIINEPLPEDDPKIRQPDIAKAQRILDWEPKVPFEEGMAKTVEFFRKRLEEHPELATREGEL is encoded by the coding sequence ATGCCTCGTACACTCGTCACCGGCGGCGCCGGATTCCTGGGAAGCCACCTCTGCGATGCGCTGTTGGCCCGCGGCCACGAAGTCATCTGCATCGACAACCTGCTGACCGGTAAGATCGCCAATATCAATCACATCCGCGACGAGAAGTTTACCTTCATCAAGCAGGACGTGACGAACTACCTGTACCTGGAGGGAGAGGTCGACTACATCCTGCATTTTGCCTCACCGGCCAGTCCGATCGACTACCTGGAAGCCCCGATCCCGACGTTGAAAGTCGGTTCTTTGGGCACCCACAAGGCCCTCGGCCTGGCGAAGTCCAAGAACTCCGTCTTCCTGCTGGCCTCGACCAGCGAGGTCTACGGCGATCCGCTCGTCCACCCGCAGAAGGAAGACTACTGGGGCAATGTGAACCCGATCGGCCCGCGCGGCGTGTACGACGAGGCCAAGCGCTTCGCCGAGGCACTGACGATGGCGTACCAGCGATTCCACGGCATGGAGACGCGCATCGTCCGCATCTTCAACACCTACGGCCCGCGCATGCGTTTGCACGACGGCCGTGTCGTGCCGACGTTCATCCGCCAGGCGCTGCTGAATGAGCCCATCACCGTCTTTGGCGACGGCAAGCAGACGCGCAGCTTCTGCTTCGTCTCCGACCTGGTGGATGGCATTCTGCGGCTGCTGCTCTCCGACGAGAAGGAACCCGTCAACATCGGCAATCCGCACGAGATGACGATCAACGAGTTTGCAAAGAGTATCATCCGGATCTCCGGCTCGAAGTCCGAAATCATCAACGAGCCGCTGCCCGAGGACGATCCGAAGATTCGCCAGCCGGACATCGCCAAGGCCCAACGCATCCTCGATTGGGAGCCAAAGGTGCCCTTCGAGGAAGGCATGGCCAAGACGGTCGAATTCTTCCGCAAGCGCCTGGAAGAGCACCCCGAGTTGGCCACCCGCGAAGGCGAGTTGTAA
- a CDS encoding DUF4126 domain-containing protein — translation MEVFGTLALALGASWCAGINLYATVCVLGLMSRYTGFDLPPDLMVLEHTWVIGVAGVMYCIEFVADKVPAVDSAWDTVHTFLRVPAGVVIAAMALGDVPMELQVIAGMVGGTLAATAHTTKATTRVAAHSTGTSPILSPIISVGEDALVVGTVALIAANPVLSLFIVALMMIAAYFILKTCWRITRSVFRTLFPFLKRLLGAPHPDSAAPA, via the coding sequence ATGGAAGTCTTTGGAACTTTGGCCCTGGCCCTGGGAGCCAGTTGGTGTGCGGGTATCAATCTGTACGCCACTGTCTGTGTCCTCGGGTTGATGAGCCGATACACGGGTTTCGACCTGCCGCCGGACCTGATGGTGCTGGAGCACACGTGGGTCATCGGCGTCGCAGGCGTCATGTATTGCATTGAATTTGTTGCAGATAAAGTCCCGGCTGTCGACTCCGCCTGGGATACCGTCCACACGTTCCTGAGGGTACCGGCGGGCGTTGTGATCGCCGCCATGGCGCTCGGGGATGTGCCCATGGAGCTCCAGGTAATCGCCGGTATGGTCGGCGGTACGCTGGCGGCAACGGCCCACACGACGAAGGCCACAACGCGCGTGGCGGCCCATTCGACGGGGACTTCGCCGATTCTCAGCCCGATCATCAGCGTCGGCGAGGATGCCCTGGTGGTCGGAACTGTGGCGCTGATCGCAGCCAATCCGGTCCTGTCGCTGTTCATTGTGGCGCTGATGATGATCGCGGCGTACTTCATCCTGAAGACCTGCTGGAGAATCACGCGAAGCGTTTTCCGCACTCTCTTCCCCTTCCTGAAGCGCCTCCTCGGCGCGCCGCATCCGGACTCGGCGGCCCCCGCCTGA
- a CDS encoding tail fiber domain-containing protein yields the protein MQRYCYLAILAFLLPAVAGIAEPGTAFSYQGHLEDDGTPINGTVSLRFSLYDEATTGSLVAGPITHEDTLAAEGMVDESLDFGAVFDGSPRWMQVDVDPDGGTDAFETVLPRIQILPVPYAVHAATAGTAADDNDRDPTNELQSLSAVLAAGSDASGLEALNLGRVQIPGSTGSGNHSDGQTNSALRIGVDGGLNDSGTTDVSYGNLAIGNYQIFTDGFETAKGAPASQGLVVQAQDNPDALGEYQLFSVQSSGDANRFSVIHGMTGFASQFKDSLAVGSGGEVDLVYIDSSADVDFGTDGAADLWVADDIEAGGTVYAAQFEGDGSKLTGIDIADDDSDPTNELEYVNPGVCQRVINIPDWTNYHYMEPGEAAYQIWTAPRTSNIVKLRALWRTQTNPATVEYWISSSGTVIGHGQVSGDFTYGWYSMPLDHAVPVREGRTYNLTMSADADWIWYYDRNNPYADGRSSIDPRFDFNMSTYETLEAPVFYLEADDSKMGLFRDTTVQAFQVGTTSSNGNGAYLTPGGTWTNASSRALKEGFLTLDKMDVLQRIVDLPVTRWSYIGSSEGEHVGPVAEDFYAAFGLGDSDKAISTTDANGITIAALQGLNAKLEEENADLRNRVDELENRLKSVEEALAKGN from the coding sequence ATGCAACGTTATTGCTATTTGGCGATATTGGCATTTCTGCTGCCGGCAGTCGCAGGAATCGCTGAGCCGGGAACGGCATTCAGTTACCAGGGACACCTGGAGGACGATGGAACGCCCATCAACGGGACAGTCAGCCTGCGCTTCTCGCTGTACGACGAGGCAACGACTGGCAGTCTCGTTGCAGGACCGATCACGCACGAGGATACGCTCGCGGCAGAGGGAATGGTCGACGAGTCGTTGGACTTCGGCGCGGTCTTCGATGGATCGCCACGATGGATGCAAGTTGACGTAGATCCGGATGGTGGAACGGATGCGTTTGAGACGGTTCTTCCGCGCATTCAGATTCTGCCGGTGCCCTACGCGGTACACGCGGCAACAGCAGGCACCGCTGCGGATGACAACGATCGCGATCCGACGAACGAGTTGCAGTCGTTGAGCGCCGTTCTTGCGGCCGGATCGGATGCGAGTGGGTTGGAAGCTCTCAACCTCGGCCGGGTTCAGATTCCCGGTTCAACGGGTTCGGGCAATCACTCTGATGGGCAGACGAACAGCGCACTTCGTATCGGCGTGGATGGCGGACTGAATGACAGCGGCACAACAGACGTCAGTTATGGAAATCTGGCCATCGGCAACTACCAGATCTTCACGGATGGCTTCGAAACCGCCAAGGGTGCCCCTGCATCGCAGGGTCTTGTCGTTCAAGCGCAGGATAATCCCGACGCGCTGGGCGAGTATCAGCTCTTCAGCGTTCAGAGTTCCGGGGATGCCAACCGATTCTCCGTAATTCATGGGATGACAGGTTTTGCCAGTCAATTCAAGGACAGCCTGGCAGTGGGTAGCGGCGGTGAAGTCGATCTGGTATACATCGATTCTTCGGCCGATGTCGACTTTGGGACAGATGGCGCGGCAGATCTGTGGGTCGCCGACGATATCGAAGCGGGTGGGACTGTCTATGCAGCGCAATTCGAGGGAGACGGCTCTAAACTGACTGGGATCGATATCGCCGATGACGACTCGGATCCAACGAATGAACTGGAGTACGTGAATCCGGGAGTCTGCCAACGTGTGATCAACATTCCCGATTGGACGAATTATCACTATATGGAGCCAGGAGAGGCAGCCTATCAAATCTGGACAGCACCACGCACAAGCAATATCGTCAAATTACGGGCGCTATGGAGGACCCAGACGAATCCCGCCACGGTTGAATACTGGATCAGCAGTTCTGGGACCGTGATTGGGCATGGCCAAGTCAGTGGCGACTTCACTTACGGCTGGTACAGTATGCCGCTGGATCATGCCGTGCCTGTTCGAGAGGGGAGGACATACAATCTGACCATGTCCGCGGATGCAGATTGGATCTGGTATTATGACCGTAACAATCCCTATGCTGATGGAAGATCGAGCATTGATCCCCGTTTTGACTTCAACATGTCCACGTATGAGACATTGGAGGCCCCTGTGTTCTACTTGGAGGCGGACGACAGCAAGATGGGGCTCTTCAGAGACACGACCGTCCAGGCGTTCCAGGTCGGCACAACATCCAGCAATGGAAATGGAGCTTACCTGACTCCCGGTGGAACGTGGACTAACGCTTCGAGTCGCGCACTGAAAGAGGGCTTTCTCACGCTGGACAAGATGGATGTCCTGCAGCGCATCGTCGATCTTCCGGTCACTCGGTGGAGTTATATCGGCAGTTCGGAAGGCGAGCACGTCGGGCCAGTGGCGGAGGATTTCTATGCTGCGTTCGGCCTCGGCGATTCGGACAAGGCCATCTCCACAACCGATGCGAACGGGATAACGATCGCGGCCCTTCAGGGGCTGAATGCGAAGCTGGAGGAGGAGAATGCAGATCTCCGGAATCGCGTGGATGAGTTGGAGAACAGGCTCAAGTCAGTTGAGGAAGCATTGGCAAAAGGCAACTAA
- a CDS encoding glycosyltransferase family 39 protein, with product MAKRKRRTANTQNSESASAKAPEAASPPRPELVVLQPILSDDQDLSSKQGWWALLTFTVLGFITRFAFLGRKDLWFDEVRSVIDAQWKRMDTQFHLLFYDILAPFLHFSSDLTVAARLYPALVGALSIPLVYLVGRRIIGRLGGVLAATVMLVQPFQLFYSQESRFYAPMIFFQLIAFLAIVEFAARRDWRRFLFLPIIPLAMWANYQHQPTTLPFTFWMVIWFALAICLSGWGFSLLSRTVPPLRRLPFPRILLLVLGVVVVGIAFAAAGPWRTRAINALFKSAWGETPLVDFRWSFFARHLNAFGWDIDRWAGTSLSGIVSLVLLFAGVGWMTRYRPWAAALLLGGIVATFVAIFAYTAKPYDLKYSCAMEPAFVLLVAAGLAFPISAIRARMAEARRIWIPAVALFLVFAGALPGLSSYYRQYKQPLRAQLRWVNENVDQSAYVYIFGHMAYLGSIYDDVLDERHTLVWMPYSGKTDGLLEIEVMEARAATGSPTFLATSWPHDIPKELRRFLDEDTKQVLRLPSVLGKEFDGRLFQIPAADESDLERDGNEIVRWSMEFRPKSRKGPGEDNARSLLFDNASTVRYAFRTQADTTYDVEIDVNVTNTDRQIPHFLGFYPDGTEPIFLMVPPDKKGTQTLHARFTPTIDGKYAELSYLSDIVEAGEKLNAGLLIRRIALTPNPTTEPDTSNIVAMPPIENMALTNGGTPLPGWQALPSGFVDFALNPDDPPNTARIHILKDIEGTPMVVSPPTPLSGQSLVYANVELKSDQAFAVGGNATLLFLDANGQVAGQAYMSRRSYDVRIEWEPATANLTKDRWLRFRALRATPPRAASVCVALPFWKIPGKHYPEAHNELLIRNVRLSIAPLRQ from the coding sequence ATGGCGAAGCGAAAGAGACGGACCGCAAACACCCAAAACAGCGAATCGGCGTCCGCAAAGGCGCCGGAGGCGGCCAGTCCGCCTCGGCCGGAGCTTGTTGTTCTGCAGCCCATCCTTTCCGACGATCAGGACCTTTCGTCGAAGCAAGGGTGGTGGGCGCTACTGACTTTCACGGTGCTCGGCTTCATTACCCGGTTTGCTTTCCTGGGTCGCAAGGACCTCTGGTTCGACGAAGTACGCTCAGTCATCGATGCCCAATGGAAGCGCATGGATACGCAGTTCCATTTGCTCTTCTACGACATCCTGGCGCCCTTTCTCCACTTCTCTTCCGATCTGACGGTTGCGGCTCGACTCTATCCGGCTCTGGTCGGCGCGTTGTCGATTCCACTTGTCTATCTGGTTGGAAGGCGAATCATCGGACGTCTCGGCGGTGTGCTTGCTGCCACGGTGATGTTGGTCCAACCCTTCCAGCTCTTCTACTCACAAGAGTCGCGCTTCTACGCGCCGATGATCTTCTTTCAACTGATCGCCTTCCTTGCCATAGTCGAGTTCGCTGCGCGTCGCGATTGGCGACGATTCCTGTTCTTGCCTATCATTCCCCTCGCAATGTGGGCGAATTATCAGCACCAACCCACGACCCTCCCATTCACCTTCTGGATGGTGATTTGGTTTGCGTTGGCGATTTGTCTGTCGGGTTGGGGATTCAGTCTCCTCAGTCGTACGGTTCCTCCTCTTCGGCGCCTTCCATTTCCGCGTATCCTGCTTCTCGTTTTAGGTGTGGTTGTCGTAGGGATTGCGTTTGCTGCTGCCGGTCCCTGGCGGACGCGCGCCATCAACGCGCTCTTCAAGTCCGCCTGGGGAGAGACTCCCCTCGTGGACTTCAGATGGAGTTTCTTCGCCCGGCATCTTAACGCTTTCGGTTGGGATATTGATCGCTGGGCTGGGACCTCCCTATCCGGAATCGTATCGCTTGTCTTGCTGTTCGCTGGCGTCGGTTGGATGACGCGCTATCGCCCGTGGGCGGCAGCTCTTCTCCTGGGTGGAATCGTTGCCACTTTCGTTGCCATCTTCGCCTACACCGCAAAGCCCTACGACTTGAAATATAGCTGCGCGATGGAACCCGCATTTGTATTGCTCGTTGCAGCCGGTCTGGCGTTTCCAATCAGTGCGATTCGCGCCAGAATGGCCGAAGCACGCCGGATCTGGATTCCCGCGGTCGCGCTCTTCCTGGTCTTTGCCGGCGCCCTTCCGGGACTTTCTTCGTACTACCGTCAGTACAAGCAGCCTCTTCGCGCTCAGCTTCGATGGGTGAATGAAAACGTCGACCAATCGGCCTACGTCTATATCTTTGGTCACATGGCGTACCTGGGTAGCATCTACGACGACGTGCTCGACGAGCGCCACACGTTGGTCTGGATGCCATACTCGGGGAAGACTGACGGATTGTTGGAAATCGAAGTCATGGAGGCGCGCGCGGCCACCGGATCTCCCACGTTCCTTGCAACAAGCTGGCCGCATGATATTCCCAAGGAGTTGCGCCGTTTCCTGGATGAAGACACCAAGCAGGTTCTCCGTCTGCCGAGCGTTCTGGGAAAAGAGTTCGATGGACGGCTCTTCCAAATTCCAGCCGCCGATGAATCCGATCTGGAACGAGACGGCAACGAGATCGTCCGCTGGAGCATGGAGTTCCGTCCGAAGTCTCGAAAGGGACCCGGAGAAGACAACGCTCGTAGTCTCCTCTTCGACAATGCGTCGACCGTCCGCTATGCATTCCGGACGCAAGCCGATACCACCTATGATGTTGAAATCGACGTCAATGTGACGAATACCGACCGTCAGATTCCACACTTCCTCGGATTCTATCCGGATGGAACCGAACCAATCTTCCTGATGGTGCCGCCCGACAAGAAGGGGACGCAGACGCTGCACGCTCGCTTCACGCCGACGATCGATGGGAAGTATGCGGAACTCTCCTACCTTTCGGATATCGTCGAGGCGGGGGAGAAGCTGAACGCAGGCCTTCTCATTCGACGGATCGCTCTAACGCCCAATCCAACGACAGAGCCCGACACCTCCAACATCGTAGCGATGCCTCCAATCGAGAACATGGCCCTCACGAACGGCGGCACTCCACTTCCCGGATGGCAGGCGCTGCCGAGTGGCTTTGTCGACTTCGCGCTCAACCCTGATGATCCGCCCAACACCGCACGCATTCACATCCTGAAAGATATCGAGGGCACGCCGATGGTGGTCAGTCCTCCGACTCCCCTTTCTGGTCAATCGCTCGTCTATGCAAACGTGGAACTGAAGTCCGACCAGGCGTTTGCGGTCGGGGGAAATGCGACGCTTCTCTTCCTTGATGCGAACGGACAGGTTGCCGGCCAGGCCTACATGTCGAGGCGGAGCTATGACGTCCGGATCGAGTGGGAACCGGCGACGGCGAACCTGACAAAGGACCGCTGGTTGCGGTTCCGTGCCCTTCGTGCCACACCGCCCAGAGCAGCTTCGGTTTGCGTCGCTTTGCCGTTTTGGAAGATCCCCGGGAAGCACTATCCGGAGGCCCACAACGAGCTTCTTATCCGAAACGTGCGCCTCAGCATTGCGCCACTTCGTCAATAA
- a CDS encoding TIGR00341 family protein, whose translation MSLRMVELVTPATDGREEVTRLEEELPIIGIWREPLDNDLSLLRVLVRSESSESVLNELETRYGHTPNFRLVIFEVEATLPPPVVEKPEPHEDAEESKEEPPRDPHRIAVAELVQKLSESAVANRIFFVTVLLSTILATIGLVRDNVAVIIGAMVIAPLLGPNMTLALGTTLGDTKLVRNSLRVNAIGFAIALAMAAIVGAVLPFDASLREIDSRTYVGLSDVVLALAAGSVGALAFTTGLSSALVGVMVAVALLPPLATTGLLAGAGNWQGAMGALLLTTINVVCINLAGVATFLWQGVRPRHWWESERAKRMTRWAATLWAVMLAVLVLLIYVARE comes from the coding sequence ATGAGTCTGCGCATGGTGGAATTGGTGACCCCGGCCACGGATGGTCGGGAGGAGGTGACGCGGCTCGAGGAGGAGCTGCCGATCATCGGCATCTGGCGCGAACCGCTGGACAACGATCTGAGTCTCCTCCGCGTGCTCGTGCGCAGCGAAAGCTCCGAGTCTGTGCTCAATGAGCTGGAGACGCGGTACGGCCATACACCGAATTTCCGGCTCGTGATCTTCGAAGTCGAGGCGACGCTCCCCCCGCCCGTGGTCGAGAAACCGGAGCCGCATGAAGACGCGGAGGAGTCGAAAGAGGAACCGCCCCGGGACCCCCATCGCATTGCGGTTGCGGAACTGGTTCAGAAGCTCTCCGAGAGCGCAGTCGCGAATCGAATCTTCTTTGTCACGGTCCTGCTCTCGACGATTCTGGCGACGATCGGGCTGGTGCGCGACAATGTGGCTGTCATCATCGGCGCGATGGTGATCGCTCCCCTGCTGGGGCCGAATATGACGTTGGCGCTGGGAACGACGCTGGGGGACACAAAGCTGGTGAGAAACTCGCTGCGCGTGAACGCGATCGGCTTTGCGATAGCGTTGGCGATGGCCGCGATTGTGGGCGCTGTGCTGCCCTTCGATGCCTCCCTGCGCGAAATCGACAGCCGCACCTACGTCGGGTTGAGCGACGTGGTTCTCGCGCTCGCCGCAGGCAGCGTTGGAGCACTCGCCTTCACGACTGGGCTGTCCTCGGCGCTTGTCGGCGTCATGGTGGCCGTCGCGCTGCTGCCGCCGCTGGCCACGACGGGGCTGCTGGCCGGCGCGGGCAACTGGCAGGGCGCGATGGGCGCGCTGCTTCTGACGACGATCAACGTGGTCTGCATCAACCTGGCTGGCGTGGCGACATTCCTGTGGCAAGGCGTTCGTCCGCGGCACTGGTGGGAATCGGAGCGGGCGAAACGCATGACCCGCTGGGCCGCCACGCTCTGGGCCGTCATGCTGGCGGTACTGGTACTGCTGATCTACGTGGCGCGGGAGTGA
- a CDS encoding prepilin-type N-terminal cleavage/methylation domain-containing protein produces the protein MHVRRALPFSRSRKSGFSLIEVMFATAIVALLFMAALSALYMHRIQAKKYQERAVVLDFATHYIEHLKGLPFSDLQPGSPINPLYDGQDGAPDIRVPTTDDWVSLSSDDFETFHPELVLLEARNPEISVSMTTTLDGSREKTKHVRVRIRWDSPMGKGRRMTAQLDMTRFVDV, from the coding sequence ATGCACGTTCGCCGTGCGCTTCCGTTCTCTCGAAGCCGCAAATCCGGCTTCTCTCTGATTGAAGTCATGTTCGCGACGGCAATTGTCGCCCTGCTGTTCATGGCCGCGCTGTCCGCGCTGTATATGCACCGCATCCAGGCCAAGAAATACCAGGAGCGAGCCGTCGTTCTCGACTTCGCCACGCATTACATCGAGCACCTGAAGGGCCTCCCGTTCTCAGACCTGCAACCGGGCTCGCCGATCAATCCGCTGTACGACGGACAGGATGGGGCCCCGGACATCCGCGTCCCGACGACAGACGATTGGGTTTCCTTGTCGAGCGACGACTTCGAGACCTTCCACCCGGAGCTTGTTCTCCTGGAAGCCCGAAACCCGGAAATCAGCGTCAGCATGACGACTACCCTGGATGGATCACGCGAGAAGACGAAACACGTCCGAGTGCGGATTCGTTGGGATTCACCGATGGGCAAAGGCCGCCGCATGACGGCTCAACTCGACATGACCCGATTCGTCGACGTGTAG
- a CDS encoding DUF1579 domain-containing protein, with the protein MKKLIGTATLTLALVLGAGTFVHAQESRPTTQPTKMMEKSGEHHRKSAKALKDQDIEKTKQAMDQQMAEMEEMMADYEVPQPAPEHKVLAQSEGTWDAAITMWMAPGAPPLKTTGKETNEMMGPFWLKSEMEMDFMGQTMQGAGIIGFDTQKNELFVVWADSTSSVPTVMDGSVDKATGTMTFEGEMYDPMAGQYVHMRMVEEHPDNDHRVTRMYVKGQDGEEFITMQIEYTRRK; encoded by the coding sequence ATGAAGAAGCTCATTGGTACTGCCACGCTCACTCTCGCTCTGGTGCTCGGCGCCGGGACGTTCGTGCATGCCCAGGAATCCCGCCCCACAACACAGCCGACGAAGATGATGGAGAAATCGGGCGAGCATCATCGCAAGTCAGCCAAGGCCTTGAAGGATCAGGACATCGAAAAGACAAAGCAGGCCATGGACCAGCAAATGGCTGAGATGGAAGAAATGATGGCGGACTATGAAGTCCCCCAGCCTGCCCCGGAACACAAGGTCCTGGCACAATCAGAGGGAACGTGGGACGCCGCCATCACGATGTGGATGGCTCCGGGCGCACCACCCCTCAAGACCACCGGGAAAGAAACCAATGAGATGATGGGGCCCTTCTGGCTGAAGTCCGAGATGGAAATGGACTTCATGGGTCAGACGATGCAGGGAGCCGGAATCATCGGGTTCGACACTCAGAAGAACGAGCTTTTCGTTGTCTGGGCTGACTCGACGAGCTCCGTTCCGACTGTCATGGACGGCAGCGTGGATAAGGCGACCGGAACGATGACGTTCGAGGGCGAAATGTACGATCCCATGGCTGGCCAATACGTTCACATGCGCATGGTCGAGGAGCATCCCGATAACGATCACCGCGTCACACGGATGTACGTGAAGGGCCAGGACGGCGAAGAATTCATCACGATGCAGATCGAATACACGCGAAGGAAGTAA
- a CDS encoding NTP transferase domain-containing protein, which yields MRAIIPVAGLGSRMRPHTHTHPKVLLTVAGKPMLEHILDSLIDAGITGVTLVVGYMGDRIEAHVRKRYPDLEWNFVPQEEMLGLGHAISITKEIHKDDKDLLIILGDTILRADFKKLFASNKTAIGVKDVEDPRRFGVVELNEDGTIRKMHEKPEVPPSNLAIVGAYKMNNPALMYAGLDHIIQNDIRTKKEFQLTDALEWMLGQGEQMVPFRIDGWLDCGKPETLFETNRELLGELSESNQREYQERYPDSVIISPVSIGEGTEIVDSVIGPNVVLGRNSKVKRSILEDIIAGDNAQITHIMLRESLIGANAEVEGRGLSLNIGDHSTISIG from the coding sequence ATGCGAGCAATCATTCCCGTCGCCGGCCTCGGCAGCCGGATGCGCCCACATACGCACACACATCCCAAAGTCCTGCTGACCGTTGCCGGCAAGCCGATGCTGGAGCATATCCTGGATTCTCTGATCGATGCCGGTATCACGGGCGTCACGCTGGTCGTTGGCTACATGGGCGATCGCATCGAGGCCCACGTGCGCAAGCGCTACCCGGACCTGGAATGGAACTTCGTTCCGCAGGAAGAAATGCTGGGACTTGGCCACGCGATCAGCATCACGAAAGAAATTCACAAGGATGACAAGGACTTACTCATCATCCTTGGCGATACAATCCTGCGAGCGGACTTCAAGAAGCTCTTCGCCAGCAATAAAACCGCCATCGGCGTGAAGGACGTGGAAGATCCACGTCGGTTTGGCGTTGTTGAATTGAACGAGGACGGCACGATTCGCAAAATGCACGAGAAGCCGGAGGTTCCGCCTTCGAACCTGGCAATCGTGGGCGCGTACAAGATGAACAACCCAGCGCTGATGTACGCGGGGCTCGATCACATCATCCAGAACGACATCCGCACGAAGAAAGAATTCCAACTGACGGATGCGCTCGAATGGATGCTGGGACAGGGCGAACAGATGGTCCCGTTCCGCATCGACGGTTGGCTCGACTGCGGAAAACCGGAGACGTTGTTCGAGACGAATCGTGAACTCCTCGGTGAATTGTCCGAGTCGAACCAACGGGAATACCAAGAGCGCTATCCCGACAGCGTGATCATCTCACCCGTTTCGATCGGTGAAGGCACCGAGATTGTCGATTCCGTGATCGGCCCGAACGTCGTGCTGGGACGAAACAGCAAAGTGAAGCGCTCGATCCTGGAAGACATTATCGCCGGCGACAATGCACAGATCACGCACATCATGCTGCGCGAATCGCTGATCGGCGCGAACGCCGAAGTCGAAGGCCGCGGCCTGAGCCTGAACATCGGCGATCACAGCACCATCAGTATCGGATAA